From a single Flavobacteriales bacterium genomic region:
- a CDS encoding DUF288 domain-containing protein: MEHKPKMSYIVITSIFDPTESVVAFSKQKGRHLIVVGDRKTPKNWFCKNVTYLPLEVQESSGYELAKILPFDHYSRKMIGYLKAIEFGTDLIIDTDDDNYPKVNWGFPDFENKYDCVEGNRGFVNIYQLFSKEKIWARGLPLSLILKNFELEKDLVSNICKVGVWQGLADQDPDVDAIYRLTNGAPCYFEDREPVVLGIGTISPFNSQNTIFRKELFPLLYLPSYVTFRFTDILRGLVAQPIMWLYGYQLGFTNASVVQKRNAHDHMNDFISEIPMYQHSESVVDLVANSIIRTEDIKNNLYRAYSALLKEKIICDKEMVTLDAWLKDIEQKTIDY, encoded by the coding sequence ATGGAACACAAGCCTAAGATGAGTTACATAGTGATAACTTCGATTTTTGATCCAACGGAATCAGTTGTTGCGTTTTCTAAACAGAAGGGTCGTCACCTAATTGTCGTTGGTGATAGGAAAACACCTAAGAACTGGTTTTGTAAGAACGTCACCTATTTACCTCTGGAAGTGCAAGAAAGTAGTGGCTACGAATTAGCCAAAATCCTTCCTTTTGATCACTATTCCAGAAAAATGATAGGTTATTTGAAAGCAATTGAATTTGGGACGGACCTTATCATCGACACTGATGACGATAATTATCCAAAAGTTAATTGGGGCTTCCCCGATTTTGAAAATAAATATGATTGTGTTGAGGGAAACAGAGGATTTGTAAACATATATCAGCTATTCTCCAAGGAGAAAATATGGGCAAGAGGATTACCATTGAGCCTGATCTTGAAGAATTTCGAACTGGAGAAAGATTTGGTGTCCAATATTTGCAAGGTTGGTGTTTGGCAGGGACTTGCAGATCAAGATCCTGATGTAGATGCAATATATCGATTGACGAATGGTGCGCCATGTTATTTTGAAGATCGAGAACCAGTCGTGTTGGGAATTGGGACCATTAGCCCTTTTAATTCGCAAAACACAATTTTCAGGAAGGAATTATTTCCACTACTTTATCTGCCTAGCTATGTAACTTTCAGGTTCACTGACATCCTACGAGGATTGGTAGCTCAACCGATCATGTGGTTATATGGATATCAGCTTGGCTTCACGAATGCATCTGTTGTTCAAAAAAGAAACGCTCATGATCATATGAATGATTTCATTTCGGAGATTCCAATGTATCAACATTCGGAAAGCGTAGTTGACTTGGTCGCAAATTCCATTATTAGAACAGAGGACATAAAGAATAACCTTTACAGAGCATATTCGGCACTTTTGAAGGAAAAGATCATTTGCGATAAAGAAATGGTTACTCTGGATGCATGGTTGAAAGACATAGAGCAGAAAACAATTGATTACTGA
- a CDS encoding DUF4412 domain-containing protein: MRTLILSTLLISTITVAQTDAEKALIEQYTGAGMPVVEKDDSPFVPNTFIGDFIMDITTMDKKTEKPQTMSIHYASNAEMTSIRMDAAEMKGQEMTMMTDLKNKWQYMMMTDNNGKKTAMKTPKMKINIKETPDAEKDGSETDVTVTNETKTINGHVCSKVIAKSKEGTWTGWMAKGVAVPFTDLTNNIASGNVSALKYDDRQITGFPMEFEMVDAETNEKTQGVTREFNLGEPPASTFSLDGYQVVELPMALPGMMGR, translated from the coding sequence ATGCGTACACTCATCCTCTCTACACTCCTGATTTCAACGATCACCGTCGCTCAAACTGACGCGGAAAAAGCGCTCATTGAACAGTATACCGGCGCTGGCATGCCGGTGGTCGAAAAGGATGATTCACCCTTTGTACCCAACACATTCATTGGCGATTTCATTATGGACATCACCACCATGGATAAGAAGACCGAAAAGCCACAGACCATGTCCATTCACTATGCCAGCAACGCGGAAATGACCTCCATACGCATGGATGCGGCGGAAATGAAGGGTCAAGAAATGACCATGATGACCGACCTGAAGAACAAGTGGCAGTATATGATGATGACGGACAACAACGGGAAAAAGACCGCAATGAAGACCCCGAAAATGAAGATCAACATAAAGGAAACACCTGATGCTGAAAAAGATGGATCGGAGACGGATGTCACTGTGACCAATGAAACTAAGACGATCAATGGTCATGTTTGTTCAAAGGTCATTGCCAAAAGCAAGGAAGGCACATGGACGGGCTGGATGGCCAAGGGAGTTGCGGTACCGTTCACGGATCTAACGAACAACATCGCTTCCGGGAATGTCTCTGCGTTGAAGTATGACGACAGGCAGATCACAGGATTCCCAATGGAATTCGAGATGGTGGATGCCGAGACGAACGAAAAAACACAAGGCGTTACCCGAGAGTTCAACTTAGGTGAACCACCAGCGAGTACATTCAGCTTGGACGGTTATCAAGTTGTGGAACTGCCGATGGCATTGCCGGGCATGATGGGCCGCTGA
- a CDS encoding TIGR02757 family protein → MSIANTKDLLEEAYERYARPEFIENDPIQVPRTFSDRKNAEVIGFLTATIAWGQRKTIINNAWKLVELMDRTPHAFVMNATEQDLSTLDRFVHRTFNGVDLRHFILGLRHVYTRYGGLEDAFFPTPTKEKPMPWSAPEGIALFKQRFFEPAHERRTQKHVADPAKGSNAKRINMYLRWMVRPNDRGIDMGHWKRIPTSALLVPLDVHTGRVGRDLGLLHRKQDDLKAVLELTERLREFDPVDPVRYDIALFGMGVDKGN, encoded by the coding sequence ATGTCGATCGCGAATACCAAGGATCTTCTCGAGGAAGCCTACGAACGGTATGCCCGTCCGGAATTCATTGAGAATGACCCCATCCAAGTGCCACGCACATTCAGTGACCGCAAAAATGCTGAAGTGATCGGGTTCCTCACCGCTACAATTGCCTGGGGGCAACGCAAGACCATCATCAATAACGCTTGGAAGCTCGTCGAGTTGATGGACCGTACCCCGCATGCTTTCGTCATGAATGCAACGGAACAGGACCTGAGCACACTCGATCGGTTCGTACACCGCACGTTCAACGGCGTTGATCTTCGGCATTTCATCTTGGGGCTACGCCACGTGTACACACGCTACGGCGGATTAGAGGATGCGTTCTTTCCTACGCCTACCAAAGAAAAACCAATGCCTTGGTCAGCACCAGAAGGCATCGCACTGTTCAAGCAACGGTTTTTTGAACCGGCACATGAACGGCGCACACAAAAACACGTAGCCGACCCAGCCAAAGGCAGCAATGCCAAACGCATCAACATGTACCTCCGGTGGATGGTACGCCCCAATGATCGCGGTATTGATATGGGACATTGGAAACGCATACCTACCTCAGCTTTGCTTGTTCCGTTGGATGTTCATACCGGTCGTGTTGGTCGCGATCTTGGATTGCTGCACCGTAAGCAGGATGATCTGAAAGCGGTGTTGGAACTCACTGAACGTTTGAGGGAGTTCGACCCGGTGGATCCCGTGCGTTATGACATTGCGCTGTTCGGGATGGGGGTTGATAAGGGGAATTGA
- a CDS encoding BatA domain-containing protein, with product MSFLHPAFLWALAALSIPVLIHLFQLRRFKRIDFPNVRFLAEITQQTRARKKVQHWLVLLARLLALASLVLAFAQPYIPSANTNVVAGQRAVSLYVDDSYSMDGQNAQGRLLDQARKGAQDAVMAYSATDRFQLLTGRFEGKQQVLLGRDEALEAASQVDVSPYARPLSKVMARQREALGQSDAPVTRAFLFTDLQRSVTDIENWTNDTLIHTVIAPLASASPDNLSIDSVWFDSPVRRVGQSEILHVRLQNYGEQELVNVPLRLDINDRQRALASFSILGGATVDTTLRFSSEAGGNHWGFVSIDDRPVTFDDRMYISYRVIDKLRVLLVSGGNAESDKSVADVFSGDSLHIFTQQAMRSLDLSSLARQDLVILNALPEVASGLVQALGTFVENGGSVAVFPPSNGDPSSYAGLFGQFGASPPSRMDTATVKVDRIDLDKPFYRDIFETMQRNVDLPIVRERWSIRPAPGSDVLLRLQDGTAYLSRTQQGRGSIYLCATPLAESSGNFTHHAFFLTSLLRMAELSRPMGALYHTLGEEVLIPLEGIEFKGDAVPHLKGPNNIDLVPEVRRTPGNTAIALHDQDLPPGPYAVVSGNDTLMTLALDLPRRESDLSAYSVDELKALLTEKGLTSYTVLDTGTSDLSLKLNELDQGRKLWKWFIFIALLFLAAEVFLIRYLK from the coding sequence ATGTCCTTTCTGCACCCGGCCTTTTTGTGGGCGCTTGCTGCTCTTTCGATCCCGGTGCTTATCCATCTTTTCCAGCTACGGCGGTTCAAGCGGATCGATTTCCCGAATGTTCGGTTCTTGGCGGAGATCACGCAACAAACGCGCGCCCGGAAAAAGGTGCAGCATTGGTTGGTACTGCTGGCAAGACTGTTAGCGTTAGCAAGTTTGGTCCTTGCCTTTGCGCAACCCTATATCCCTAGCGCGAATACGAACGTTGTCGCCGGGCAACGCGCCGTATCGCTGTATGTGGATGATAGCTACAGCATGGACGGCCAGAACGCCCAAGGACGGTTACTGGACCAAGCCCGCAAAGGCGCACAGGATGCTGTAATGGCGTATAGCGCTACAGATCGTTTTCAGCTACTGACGGGGCGTTTCGAAGGAAAACAACAAGTGCTGTTGGGTCGGGATGAAGCCTTGGAAGCGGCCTCACAAGTGGATGTCAGTCCATATGCACGGCCGTTGAGCAAAGTGATGGCTCGCCAACGTGAAGCCCTTGGCCAGAGCGACGCTCCGGTTACTCGCGCATTCCTGTTCACAGACCTACAACGCAGTGTTACGGATATCGAGAATTGGACGAACGACACGCTTATACATACTGTGATCGCGCCATTGGCAAGTGCCTCACCGGATAACCTCAGCATCGATTCAGTGTGGTTCGATAGCCCTGTGCGGCGCGTGGGACAAAGCGAGATCCTTCATGTTCGCTTGCAGAATTATGGCGAGCAGGAATTGGTCAACGTTCCGTTGCGGTTGGATATCAACGATCGCCAGCGCGCCTTGGCCAGTTTCAGTATACTTGGTGGCGCCACTGTGGATACGACATTGCGCTTTTCGAGTGAAGCAGGTGGTAACCACTGGGGCTTCGTCTCGATCGATGATCGTCCGGTCACGTTCGATGACCGCATGTACATCAGTTACCGTGTGATCGACAAGTTGCGCGTGCTCCTGGTAAGCGGCGGCAATGCCGAAAGTGATAAGTCGGTGGCCGATGTTTTCAGCGGTGACAGCCTGCACATTTTCACACAACAGGCCATGCGCTCGTTGGATCTTTCATCCTTGGCGCGGCAGGACCTTGTGATCTTGAATGCGCTGCCGGAAGTGGCCAGTGGCCTTGTGCAAGCGTTGGGCACCTTCGTGGAGAACGGCGGCAGTGTTGCTGTATTTCCACCGTCTAATGGTGACCCGAGCAGTTATGCCGGACTCTTCGGCCAATTCGGCGCCTCCCCTCCTTCCCGAATGGATACCGCTACCGTAAAGGTGGATCGCATCGATCTGGACAAACCCTTCTACCGGGACATCTTCGAGACCATGCAACGCAACGTTGACCTACCAATAGTGCGCGAGCGTTGGAGCATTCGTCCGGCGCCGGGAAGCGATGTGCTCTTGCGTTTACAGGACGGCACCGCTTACCTATCGCGTACACAACAAGGACGTGGATCCATATACCTCTGCGCAACACCCTTGGCAGAAAGCTCGGGCAACTTCACGCACCATGCATTCTTCCTTACCTCGCTGTTGCGTATGGCGGAATTGAGCCGTCCGATGGGTGCATTGTATCACACGCTTGGCGAAGAAGTGCTGATCCCGTTGGAAGGCATCGAATTCAAAGGCGACGCAGTGCCTCATTTGAAAGGACCGAACAACATCGACCTTGTCCCGGAAGTGCGCAGAACACCTGGAAACACAGCAATTGCCTTGCACGATCAGGATCTACCTCCCGGACCGTATGCGGTTGTTAGTGGTAACGACACGCTGATGACCTTGGCACTGGACCTTCCGCGCCGAGAAAGCGACCTGAGCGCCTACAGCGTGGATGAATTAAAAGCGCTGTTGACCGAAAAGGGACTCACCAGCTACACCGTATTGGATACGGGCACATCGGATCTGAGCTTGAAATTGAACGAGTTGGACCAAGGCCGGAAACTGTGGAAATGGTTCATCTTTATCGCATTGCTTTTCTTAGCTGCTGAAGTATTCCTGATCCGATACCTGAAATAA
- a CDS encoding dihydroorotase has translation MKPVTLRQVKVIDPGGPHHEKEIDIRIEKGTITKIAARIPKGMGEEIHVKGMHASPGWVDLRAHFRDPGEEWKQGVRNGLDAAAAGGFTRVAVLPSTDPVMDKSSGVANLLSRANGHVVQVLPVGALTQGLKGEQLAELHDLRTAGAVAYCDDQHTVRNSRLMLLALQYANGLPGIKPPIMVFPNDPDLSLNGMMHEGTMSTRLGLKGIPPMAETIQLARDLELLEYAGGHLHVATISTTGSVGMIRQAKARQLHVTASVAAHNLFLDDACLRSFETRYKVMPPLRDITHIEALRDGVKDGTIDCIVSDHRPEDREHKIIEFGPASFGIIGLETCFAVANTALKGRTSLRRIIERFTVGPRAVLGSPAIHIAEGTQAEITLFDPELEWTCAETDLVSKSHNTPFIGQRFTGRALGIIAQGQVIMRS, from the coding sequence ATGAAACCTGTCACTCTGCGCCAAGTAAAGGTGATCGACCCTGGTGGTCCGCATCACGAAAAGGAGATCGACATTCGCATTGAAAAAGGCACGATCACCAAGATCGCTGCGCGAATTCCAAAAGGAATGGGTGAAGAGATCCACGTGAAGGGCATGCATGCCAGTCCGGGCTGGGTGGATCTACGGGCACATTTCCGCGATCCCGGTGAAGAATGGAAACAAGGTGTACGCAACGGCTTGGATGCCGCCGCTGCTGGTGGGTTCACGCGCGTGGCGGTATTGCCGAGCACTGATCCGGTAATGGATAAAAGCAGCGGCGTAGCGAATTTGCTGAGTCGCGCAAATGGCCATGTTGTGCAGGTACTTCCAGTGGGTGCGTTAACGCAAGGGTTGAAGGGCGAACAGTTGGCGGAATTGCACGATCTACGCACAGCGGGTGCAGTCGCGTATTGTGATGATCAACATACCGTTCGCAACAGCAGGTTGATGCTCTTGGCCTTGCAATATGCCAACGGTCTGCCGGGGATCAAACCACCGATCATGGTGTTCCCAAATGATCCAGATCTGAGCCTGAACGGGATGATGCACGAAGGCACAATGTCCACACGACTTGGGCTGAAGGGTATACCGCCGATGGCCGAAACGATCCAACTAGCACGTGATCTGGAGCTTTTGGAATACGCAGGTGGACATTTGCACGTGGCCACGATCTCCACCACAGGCAGTGTGGGGATGATCCGCCAGGCTAAAGCACGGCAACTGCATGTTACGGCATCGGTCGCAGCACATAACCTATTCCTGGATGATGCATGCTTGCGTAGTTTCGAGACGCGTTACAAGGTGATGCCACCCTTGCGCGACATCACGCACATCGAAGCGCTTCGGGATGGTGTGAAGGATGGCACGATCGATTGTATTGTTAGCGATCATCGCCCGGAGGATCGCGAACACAAGATCATTGAATTCGGACCGGCATCCTTTGGTATCATTGGCTTAGAGACCTGTTTTGCGGTTGCGAATACCGCGCTGAAAGGGCGCACCTCGTTGCGTCGGATCATTGAACGGTTCACAGTTGGTCCGCGCGCCGTTCTTGGTTCACCTGCGATCCATATCGCCGAAGGCACGCAAGCCGAGATCACCCTATTCGACCCCGAGTTGGAGTGGACGTGTGCGGAAACGGATCTCGTAAGCAAGAGCCACAACACGCCGTTCATCGGTCAACGCTTCACCGGGCGAGCGTTGGGGATCATTGCGCAAGGGCAAGTGATCATGCGAAGCTGA
- a CDS encoding thioredoxin family protein — MEARSKEHSIDLKAYAKKGLSHDTYRAEFDKAVAEGRVLGPPGGGYGADYTKLNLARTRRLEKTLKIDDEARAIMANATPQTWIVLTEVWCGDSAQCLPVINQLAELSPAIDLRIFPRDEHLELMDQYLTNGGRSIPKLIAIDAGTGEELFTWGPRPNAAQALVDAKKATLSKEELAEALHGWYNTNKGQDVVTEIAALISG, encoded by the coding sequence ATGGAAGCACGAAGCAAAGAGCACTCGATCGACCTGAAAGCTTACGCTAAGAAGGGCCTATCACACGATACCTACCGCGCTGAATTCGATAAAGCCGTAGCCGAAGGTCGTGTACTGGGGCCGCCTGGTGGTGGCTATGGAGCCGATTATACCAAGTTGAATCTTGCACGTACACGTCGCTTGGAAAAGACATTGAAGATCGATGACGAAGCAAGAGCCATCATGGCGAATGCAACACCTCAAACATGGATCGTGCTTACGGAGGTTTGGTGCGGTGATAGTGCGCAATGCCTACCCGTTATCAACCAGCTGGCCGAGCTATCACCAGCGATCGACCTCCGCATTTTTCCACGCGATGAACATTTGGAGTTGATGGATCAGTACCTTACCAATGGCGGGAGGAGCATACCGAAATTGATTGCCATCGACGCTGGAACAGGTGAAGAATTGTTCACCTGGGGACCTCGACCCAACGCTGCCCAAGCACTTGTGGACGCTAAAAAAGCAACTCTGAGCAAAGAAGAATTGGCAGAAGCACTACATGGCTGGTACAATACCAATAAAGGCCAGGATGTTGTGACCGAGATCGCGGCATTGATCAGCGGGTGA
- a CDS encoding tetratricopeptide repeat protein: MKNLKFVIAPLAFSLLIACGGGEETAKDGVDPKAAEMVGRISTMEDTLFKSVAFNARSGQELLDVYKAFAKAYPKDENAPEYLFRAAGLCSKAMGDPEQGIKLYDRIIVDYPSWKRLPDTYYLKAFTIDTELKQKGEAQKAYQQVINLYPDHPFAKDARQMMEYLVLTDEELIKKFEAMEQAANAGE, from the coding sequence ATGAAGAACTTGAAATTCGTTATTGCTCCTCTGGCCTTTTCATTGCTTATAGCATGTGGTGGCGGGGAAGAGACCGCGAAGGATGGAGTGGATCCCAAAGCCGCCGAAATGGTAGGGCGTATTTCCACAATGGAAGATACGTTGTTCAAGAGCGTGGCCTTCAATGCACGCAGTGGGCAGGAGTTGCTTGATGTGTACAAGGCTTTCGCAAAGGCATATCCGAAGGATGAAAATGCGCCGGAATATTTGTTCCGGGCAGCAGGGTTATGCTCAAAGGCCATGGGCGATCCGGAGCAGGGTATCAAACTATATGACCGCATCATTGTCGATTACCCCAGCTGGAAACGTTTGCCCGATACGTACTACTTGAAAGCCTTCACGATCGATACGGAGCTGAAGCAGAAAGGGGAAGCACAGAAGGCCTATCAACAAGTGATCAATTTGTATCCGGATCATCCATTCGCAAAGGATGCGCGGCAAATGATGGAGTATTTGGTGTTGACCGATGAGGAGTTGATCAAGAAGTTCGAAGCGATGGAACAAGCCGCGAATGCAGGAGAATAG
- a CDS encoding peptide deformylase gives MILPIRAYGDPVLKKMTQDIEPDHPGLKQLIADMFETMYAANGVGLAAPQVGLGIRMFIVDASPFAEDEDGNPTDEAKLKDFKKVFINPYIVEEEGEEWPFEEGCLSIPNIREEVFREPRIVLQYQDENFKEYEVEFDGMAARVIQHEHDHLDGILFTDRLKPLRRRLLNGKLRDISRGDTEVKYKMRFPVTK, from the coding sequence ATGATACTACCAATACGCGCCTATGGCGACCCTGTGCTGAAGAAAATGACACAGGACATTGAACCGGATCATCCGGGATTGAAACAACTTATTGCAGATATGTTTGAGACCATGTACGCCGCAAATGGTGTTGGTCTTGCGGCTCCGCAAGTGGGTCTTGGCATCCGCATGTTCATCGTTGATGCTTCTCCGTTCGCGGAGGATGAAGATGGTAACCCGACAGATGAGGCAAAATTGAAAGACTTCAAGAAAGTGTTCATCAACCCCTATATCGTTGAAGAAGAAGGCGAGGAATGGCCGTTCGAGGAAGGCTGTCTGAGCATCCCGAACATTCGCGAAGAGGTGTTCCGTGAACCACGCATCGTTCTGCAATACCAAGACGAGAATTTCAAGGAATACGAAGTCGAGTTCGATGGCATGGCGGCGCGTGTGATCCAACATGAGCATGACCACTTGGATGGCATTCTCTTTACCGATCGCTTGAAACCCCTGCGCCGTAGATTGCTCAACGGTAAGCTCCGCGACATTTCTCGCGGCGATACCGAAGTGAAGTACAAAATGCGTTTTCCCGTCACGAAATGA
- the ruvX gene encoding Holliday junction resolvase RuvX, producing the protein MSRIVALDHGLKRTGIAVTDPLRIIATALETVATSEVLAYLKAYLAKEFVEGFVIGLPMGLNGLPTDATAGAEKFIQQLKKAFPNQWVETMDERFTSRIAHETLLQSGVKKMARRDKGQLDRISATIILQSWMQGGGKRV; encoded by the coding sequence ATGTCGCGCATTGTTGCTCTGGATCATGGCCTTAAACGCACTGGAATCGCAGTTACGGACCCGCTACGCATAATTGCAACAGCTCTGGAAACGGTTGCTACGTCAGAGGTTCTGGCGTATTTGAAGGCCTATCTCGCCAAAGAATTCGTGGAGGGCTTCGTTATCGGCCTGCCAATGGGCTTGAATGGGCTGCCTACGGATGCTACTGCCGGAGCGGAAAAGTTCATTCAGCAATTGAAAAAAGCGTTTCCGAACCAGTGGGTCGAGACGATGGATGAACGATTCACCAGTAGAATAGCGCACGAGACCCTACTCCAAAGCGGTGTTAAGAAAATGGCCCGCAGAGATAAAGGCCAACTGGACCGCATCAGCGCGACGATCATTCTGCAAAGCTGGATGCAAGGTGGTGGGAAAAGGGTGTAG
- a CDS encoding 2,3,4,5-tetrahydropyridine-2,6-dicarboxylate N-succinyltransferase — MQQEIEKAWKDRSLLKERGTIQAIEHVIELLDKGELRVAEPSTSREAEKWKVNDWVKKAVILYFPTRAMRTIEAGPLEFHDKMELKRGYEKLGVRVVPHAVARYGAYLAPGVIMMPSYVNIGAYVDQGTMVDTWATVGSCAQIGKNVHLSGGVGIGGVLEPVQAAPVIIEDGAFIGSRAIVVEGVRVGTEAVLGANVVLTASTRIIDVTGSEPKESKGYIPPRSVVIPGTVPKQFPAGEFGVPCALIIGLRKASTDKKTSLNDALREHGVSV, encoded by the coding sequence ATGCAACAGGAGATCGAAAAAGCGTGGAAGGACCGGTCGCTTTTAAAGGAGCGAGGTACGATACAGGCCATAGAACATGTGATCGAATTGCTGGACAAAGGCGAGCTGCGCGTGGCAGAACCTAGCACTTCGCGCGAAGCCGAGAAGTGGAAAGTGAATGATTGGGTAAAAAAGGCCGTGATCCTGTATTTCCCAACACGTGCAATGCGAACCATCGAGGCTGGACCGCTTGAATTCCATGATAAAATGGAACTGAAACGTGGCTATGAAAAGCTTGGCGTTCGCGTGGTTCCCCATGCCGTTGCACGGTACGGCGCCTATCTCGCACCCGGCGTGATCATGATGCCCAGTTACGTGAACATCGGTGCGTACGTGGACCAAGGAACCATGGTGGATACTTGGGCTACTGTGGGCAGTTGTGCACAGATCGGCAAGAACGTGCATTTGAGTGGTGGCGTGGGCATTGGTGGCGTGTTGGAACCTGTGCAAGCTGCTCCGGTGATCATTGAGGATGGTGCATTCATAGGATCCCGCGCGATCGTGGTAGAAGGCGTTCGCGTAGGCACGGAAGCAGTGTTGGGAGCCAATGTGGTGCTTACGGCAAGTACACGGATCATTGACGTTACCGGTAGTGAACCAAAAGAATCCAAAGGCTATATCCCGCCACGTTCAGTTGTTATTCCAGGAACGGTTCCAAAGCAATTTCCGGCAGGTGAATTCGGTGTGCCCTGCGCATTGATCATTGGCCTGCGCAAAGCGAGCACCGACAAGAAAACATCACTCAACGATGCCTTGCGGGAACACGGGGTGTCTGTTTAG
- a CDS encoding HlyC/CorC family transporter: MEILIIGLLTLLNGFFSLSEIALVSVKASRIQSLADQGSGRAKTILKLLADPEGFLSSVQVGITLIGIVAGAYGGAALTDNLETVFNNWPLIAPYAHKAALVLVIGGITYFTIVVGELVPKSIALNDPEKIALFVAPIINVFTKATFPIVKLFSGSTALLLKLLPISEGNGDRVSEEELRSMIRTANLQGVLDKEESEALHNLFRFNDQVAKTLMTHRNDLEWVDSNDPLTDIIAQVKDTHHSKFPVCNGEIDEVIGTLSIRDLLDRFNQPGFKLTDIIKPPIFVPQSTPAFTILNKFKKSKQYAALVIDEHGQLKGMVTLHDLTEAIMGDLPDEDDDDTPEIVKRADGSLLVGGQVLIGDLNHYLGKDLLEENNNAYTTVAGFFLNHLERLPIVGDQVTEPNFIGEVMDMDGNRIDKVMITLIEGEVE; this comes from the coding sequence ATGGAGATCCTCATTATTGGCCTGCTTACATTATTGAACGGCTTCTTTTCATTGAGTGAGATCGCGTTGGTAAGCGTCAAGGCCAGTCGCATCCAATCGTTGGCGGATCAGGGTTCCGGTCGTGCAAAGACCATTCTGAAGTTACTTGCTGATCCGGAAGGGTTTCTCAGCAGCGTTCAAGTAGGCATTACGCTGATCGGTATTGTTGCAGGTGCTTATGGCGGTGCAGCACTCACGGACAATTTAGAGACGGTCTTCAACAACTGGCCGTTGATCGCACCGTACGCGCACAAAGCTGCACTGGTATTGGTCATTGGCGGGATCACCTATTTCACCATTGTTGTTGGTGAGCTGGTTCCGAAAAGCATTGCATTGAACGACCCGGAAAAGATCGCGCTGTTCGTTGCTCCGATCATCAACGTGTTCACGAAAGCGACCTTTCCGATCGTAAAGTTATTCTCTGGATCCACCGCGTTACTGCTGAAATTGTTGCCCATCAGCGAAGGCAATGGAGATCGCGTGAGTGAAGAAGAACTGCGATCCATGATCCGCACGGCGAATCTGCAAGGCGTGTTGGATAAGGAAGAATCGGAGGCATTGCACAATCTCTTCCGCTTCAATGACCAAGTAGCAAAGACATTAATGACCCATCGCAACGACCTGGAATGGGTTGATAGCAATGATCCTTTAACTGATATCATCGCTCAGGTGAAAGACACCCACCACAGCAAGTTCCCTGTTTGTAATGGCGAGATCGATGAGGTCATCGGCACACTGTCCATCCGTGATCTGCTCGATCGATTCAACCAACCGGGATTCAAACTAACGGACATCATTAAGCCACCCATTTTCGTTCCGCAGAGCACTCCGGCGTTCACGATCCTCAACAAATTCAAGAAAAGCAAGCAATACGCGGCGTTGGTGATCGATGAACACGGTCAGCTTAAGGGCATGGTGACATTGCATGACCTAACGGAAGCCATCATGGGCGATCTACCGGATGAAGATGACGACGACACACCGGAGATCGTAAAACGCGCCGATGGATCGCTGTTGGTCGGCGGCCAAGTGTTGATCGGTGATCTGAACCACTACTTAGGGAAGGATCTGCTTGAGGAGAACAACAATGCCTACACAACGGTGGCTGGCTTCTTCCTGAATCATTTGGAACGGCTTCCGATCGTTGGTGACCAGGTCACGGAACCCAACTTCATCGGCGAAGTAATGGATATGGATGGCAACCGGATCGATAAAGTAATGATCACGTTGATCGAAGGAGAAGTAGAATGA